The segment ACGGGGCAGATTCTGAAAAGCGTTCACGGTTGGGGATGCTTCAAGGGGCATGTCAGGAGTTTCTCAAATTGATTCGAAATCAGGAATAGTCATTCCTTGCATACCTGCCAATTTCTGATCTTTCTTGCTTTGTGCTTCTGACCAAAGGCCAACGCAGCCCCGTCGAGTTCGCGACCAAGGTCGCGGAGTCCCGGTATTTCTGCGTCCCTAGCAAACACAGCCGCGACGAGTTCGTCTACCTTGGAGGATTCGAGAAATGCGAGCGCGACTTTCTGCTGGAACGCGATACCTTTCCATTCTTAACCTTGGAGCTCATCACCAGCGGCAGCGGATCACTTTCCTTGGGGGATAGAAAACACCAGGCGAGCCCTGGCATGTGCTTCTGCGGCGGTCCGGACATCGCCTTCCAGCTTCAATCGGACAACAAGGATCCACTGGAGAAGTTTTTCATCGTCTTCGGTCGCGACGCCTTCCCAGCGCGCACCCACCCTAAAGAATTGTATCCAGGTTGCGTATACCAGGGCGTGGATCCGATGGTGCTTCGAAAATGGGGCGAGCTCATATTGGAGGAAGGCATCTCACAATCCTCGCGCTGCTCGGAAAACGTCTCCTCGCTGATCGACGTGCTTATCCGCAAGATCAGCGACGATGCTGAGGAATCGCTGCCCGCCCAAGGGACCGACGCTCTGGTCGCGAAAGCCCTACGCGTCATCGACAGCGGCTTTCAAACCATTCGCAGCGCTCAAGAGCTCGCCGACCTGCTCGGCGTCTCCCCCGAGCACCTTTGCCGCGCCTTTCGCCGCAGTCAGCACGCCACTCCCTATCAGGTGCTGACGCGGCGCAAGATGGCCCATGCCTGCACGTTGCTCAAACTCAGCCCGCTCACCATCCAGGAAATCGCCGACTCTGTGGGCTTCAGTGACGCCTTTCATTTCTCGCGGGCCTTCAAGAAGCAATACGGCATGCCGCCCAGCGGGATGCGCCGCAGTGTGAAATAGAGATCCCCGCCGAAAACAATCCCCTTCTGTATGGCGGGGCGTTGACCCGCCACTCTGGCTTGTCACCTCAATGCGGCGACCCTCAGAGCCTCATTTGCAATCGTAGTTATTTCTCGCCTACGCGACCGGCGTCACACCCTTTTTTACCAGAATGTTTCCGTACTTCGCCAACTCGCCAGTCATGACCACTGCGAACGCGCTCTTGGCTCGTTCGTAAAATGCGAAGCGATCGATTCGCTCCGGAGCCAAGGCGTTGGGATGGCTTTTTCTCACCGCGGCAAGGTAGCGCGCTTCCACCGCTGGCTCGAGCTGGTCACCCTCCACAGCGCTCATCATGGCCAGCGGGCGTTCCACGTATTGGTCCAAGGCCAGCAATGGCATTACTCCCTCCAGCAGCGCGGCGATGGGCAAGCCATCCGCCCTCAACACCGGGGGCCCCAAGCTGTGCCCGGGGAAATGGGCGTCCGCGAAGACGATTTCATCGCCATGCCCCATGCGATGCAGGGCGGCCAGCAATTCGGGAGAAACGAGCGGAGAGATTCCTATCAGCATTTTGAATACAATAGCTAAAGCTAAGCTGCGCTTCGATTGGCGCTCTTGCCAATCAACCGCTGGGCGAAGAAGCCGTAGAGAGCGATGATCACGAAGCAAACCAAGGGCAAGACGAAGGAAACGCGAACCGACTCCAGCATACGCCCCCCGATCTCCATTCCCTCGCCATCGATCAAGGCTCCCTGCCAATTCGGCATGAGAGCTCCCCCCACGATCGCGAAGATCAGGCCTGCCGAGCCGAGCTTGGCGTCATTGGGCGTCAGCCCGTCCAAGGCGATGCCGTAGATGGTGGGAAACATAAGCGACATGCATCCCGAGACGCCCACCAGACAGTAGAGGCCCGGCATTCCATGAAGAAAGATGGCTCCGAGAATCAAGCAGCAGGCGCCGACGGCCAAGCAGCCGAGCAGCAAGCCAGGCTGCAGGAAGCGTAGCAAAAAGGTGCAGATGAATCGGCTGGTGAGAAACAGCACCATGGCCACGATGTTGTAGTTTTGCGCTTGGGCCGCAGACAGTCCCACCAAGGTCATCCCGTAGTGGATGATGAAGGTCCAGCACATGATCTGCGCCCCGACATAAAAGGTCTGGGCGACCACTCCTCCGAGATACCTGAAGTTGCAGAGATGCCGCACAAGAGGACCGAGGGCCAACTGCTCCTTCTCCTCGCCCATGTCAGGCAGTTTGGATACAGCGAAAATCGCGAAGATGATCGCCACGACGCAAGCGATGGCGATGTACGGCATGGTGACGACGCCCAAGTCGTGCGACACGATTTCCTGATAGGCTTCCGGGTTCGCTTGGGTGAAGGTTTCCCACGCCTCGTTAATTCTTCCATCAACCTCGCTAGGCAGCATTTCAGCGTACTCCGGGTGGGCTTCCCGTTCCACGTTTCGAAATTCCGCCACCTGCAGGCTGGGCAGCACGAACATGCTCGCGACCACCATGCCGGTGAGCGAACCCATCGGGTTGAAGGCTTGGGCGAGGTTCAAGCGCTGCGTGGCGGTGCGGGAGTCTCCCAAGGCCAAGACGTACGGATTGGCGCTGGTCTCCAGAAACGCCAGCCCGAAGGTCAGCACGTAAAAACCCACCAGGAATACGTTGAAGCTCATGAAATGGCTGGCCGGCAAGGTCAGCAACGCCCCGATCGCGTACAGACCCAGGCCGATCAGGATGCCGGATTTGTAGGAGATTTTACGAATCACCAAGGCCGCTGGGATGGCCATGGTCGCGTAGCCCCCGTAAAACGCCCGCTGCACCCAGGCGCTTTGCTCGTTGCTGATGATGAAGATCTCCTTGAAGGCCCGCACCAAGGGGTTCGTCACGTCGTTGGCGAAGCCCCATAAGGCGAAGAGCGTGGTGACCAGGATAAATGGGTAGATGAATTGGGCAGGCACCACGCGAGGCTTAGCTGCAGTTTCTGCGTCAGGACGAGGCGGAGGGGCGATCGACATATCGGTATTTCGGGGCTTCTTGGTGGTAGGGAAAAGGGACTTTCGCGATCCCAGCGGGATGCTGCGTCGGGGCGAGGGCGAAAAGCGGGGGGTCCTCCGCGAGGGCAACTGGGAAAACGATTAAAAAAAAGGGGGGGCGACGCTCCATCAAGACTATCCGAATTGCCCCGCGAATGGAATAGCCGCTTTTGACCTGGGCATGGACAAATTTGCTTCCGCGAGCTTTGCGCCATTATGTAGAAGAATGCCCCGATAGGCGCTATCCGCTCTTGCCAAACGAAGAAACTCGCTGCATTCGTTGCCGCTTTTGCCACCAAGGACCATCCATGAAACGCAACGACGACATTCGCAACATCGCCATCATCGCCCACGTCGACCACGGGAAAACCACGCTCGTCGACCGGCTCATGCAGGAAGGCGGAGTCTACCGCGAAAATCAAGCGGTGGCGGAGCGGGCCATGGACTCCATGGACTTGGAGCGCGAAAAAGGCATCACCATCAAGGCCAAGAACACTTCCGTGCACTGGCGTGGCAAGACCATCAATATCGTGGACACCCCGGGGCACGCCGACTTCGGCGGCGAAGTCGAGCGCGTGATGAAGATGGTGGACGGCGTGCTGCTACTGGTGGACGCCAAGGACGGACCGCAGGCTCAGACCCGTTTCGTGCTGCGCAAGGCCCTCAGCCACGGGCTCAAGCCCATCGTGGTCATCAACAAGCTGGACCGCGAACACGCCGACCCGCACCGCGTGCACGACCTGGTGCTGGAGCTCTTCCTCGCTCTCGACGCGGACGAGGACCAGTTCAACGCTCCCTTCATCTACGGCTCCGCCAAAAACGGGTTCGCGGTTCGCGATCTTGACGACGAGCGCAAGGACATGACTCCACTTTTCGAGACCATT is part of the Pelagicoccus sp. SDUM812003 genome and harbors:
- a CDS encoding AraC family transcriptional regulator produces the protein MLLTKGQRSPVEFATKVAESRYFCVPSKHSRDEFVYLGGFEKCERDFLLERDTFPFLTLELITSGSGSLSLGDRKHQASPGMCFCGGPDIAFQLQSDNKDPLEKFFIVFGRDAFPARTHPKELYPGCVYQGVDPMVLRKWGELILEEGISQSSRCSENVSSLIDVLIRKISDDAEESLPAQGTDALVAKALRVIDSGFQTIRSAQELADLLGVSPEHLCRAFRRSQHATPYQVLTRRKMAHACTLLKLSPLTIQEIADSVGFSDAFHFSRAFKKQYGMPPSGMRRSVK
- the fucU gene encoding L-fucose mutarotase; protein product: MLIGISPLVSPELLAALHRMGHGDEIVFADAHFPGHSLGPPVLRADGLPIAALLEGVMPLLALDQYVERPLAMMSAVEGDQLEPAVEARYLAAVRKSHPNALAPERIDRFAFYERAKSAFAVVMTGELAKYGNILVKKGVTPVA
- the fucP gene encoding L-fucose:H+ symporter permease, with translation MSIAPPPRPDAETAAKPRVVPAQFIYPFILVTTLFALWGFANDVTNPLVRAFKEIFIISNEQSAWVQRAFYGGYATMAIPAALVIRKISYKSGILIGLGLYAIGALLTLPASHFMSFNVFLVGFYVLTFGLAFLETSANPYVLALGDSRTATQRLNLAQAFNPMGSLTGMVVASMFVLPSLQVAEFRNVEREAHPEYAEMLPSEVDGRINEAWETFTQANPEAYQEIVSHDLGVVTMPYIAIACVVAIIFAIFAVSKLPDMGEEKEQLALGPLVRHLCNFRYLGGVVAQTFYVGAQIMCWTFIIHYGMTLVGLSAAQAQNYNIVAMVLFLTSRFICTFLLRFLQPGLLLGCLAVGACCLILGAIFLHGMPGLYCLVGVSGCMSLMFPTIYGIALDGLTPNDAKLGSAGLIFAIVGGALMPNWQGALIDGEGMEIGGRMLESVRVSFVLPLVCFVIIALYGFFAQRLIGKSANRSAA